Genomic window (Geoalkalibacter ferrihydriticus DSM 17813):
CGGATATTGCGTGCAATGAAGCGGCGTAGCACCGCTGCCCCCAGGTGACCGGTGACGCCCGAGGTGCGCAGCCCCCAGCGCAGAAAATCGGGTAGATCCTGCAATTGTCCGAAATATTCCTGTAAGTGGCGCTGCAGGGTCTCACCGCTCCGGAGGCTGGGAAACACATCGATAAAGCGAAACATCTGGACTTTGAAATCTTCCCGGCGCATGCACCAGTCCAGAACTTTTCCCGCCCAGAGTTCGCGGTTGAAAATTGAAGGCTTGCGGTGGGCGACGGTGGCAAAAAGTTCATGGCCGCGTTCAAGAATGCGGTCGTTAAGTTCGTTTTCGTTCATGGCATGCCTCGGCGGCGATATCAAGAGGTTGAAAATGCGATGCTTTTGAGCCATCTGGGAATTTCGCCCCAGAAATGAACTCAGTTGAGATCAAAAAGAAGAAACCGCGCCTTTTCCCGTGCTGCCAACTTCAGGGAACCTTCCTCGCTTAGCGCTGCTCCGTCACCGCTTTCCAGCAGCTCAGCATTCAATTCCAGACGCCCATCCACCAGTTGCAGCCAGGCATGGCGGCCAACGGCGAGGGAAAAGTCGATTTTATCGCCGGTGGGCAGATGTCCGTAATAGGCGCGCACATCCTGGTGCAGCACGGCCGAGCCTTGGCTTGCGTCGCGCGAGGCGATGAGTTGCAGGCCCGGCTTAGCCAGATCAAAGGATTTTTTTTCGTAGCGCGGACTCAGCCCCTGGCGCTCGGGAAAAATCCAGATCTGGAAGAAATGCACTTCCTCGTGTTCCGACGGATTGTACTCGCTGTGGCGGATGCCGGTGCCGGCGGAAAACATCTGCAGTTCGCCTGCCCCGATTTTTTCGCGGTTGCCCAGGTTGTCCTGGTGCTCCAGGGCGCCGCTGATGACGAAGGAGAAGATTTCCATATCGCGGTGTTCGTGCATGCCGAAGCCGCCGCCTGCGGCCACGCGGTCTTCATTGATGACCCGCAACTGGCGAAAACCCATGTGCTGCGGATCCTGATAGGTGTGGAAAGAGAAGGTGTGGCGGCTTTCCAGCCAGGATTCGCGGCCAAGCCCGCGTTCTTGAGATTTGCGGATGCGGATCACGGTCAGCCTCCTTGGGTGCCGGCCCACCAGTGGGCCGTTTGGTCCGGATAACCTCCCGGACGAGGGATCGGTCAGGTTTTTTAAAGGTTATCCTGCGGGTAACCTATGTCAATGCCGGGAAAACGGGCTGACGATATGCTATTTGTCTGTTAGGGTAAAGGCATTGACTAACCCTTCAGGTGGATGAGGAGGAAAACGCTTATGAGTCTCAAGGAAATTCTTTACCGACGCAGTATTCGCAAGTACACCCCTGAGCTGGTCAGCGACGAGGATATGGAAGAGCTTTTGCGCGCCGCCATGGCCGCGCCCTCGGCGGGCAATGCCCAGCCCTGGTATTTTGTGATTCTCACCGAACGCCGGCTGCTGGAAGCCATCGCCGATTTTCACCCCTACGCCGCCATGGCGCGGCATGCGCCTGCGGCGATTCTGGTGTGCGGCGACCCGTCCCTGGAAAAATAC
Coding sequences:
- a CDS encoding nitroreductase family protein, whose amino-acid sequence is MSLKEILYRRSIRKYTPELVSDEDMEELLRAAMAAPSAGNAQPWYFVILTERRLLEAIADFHPYAAMARHAPAAILVCGDPSLEKYPGFWVQDLSAAVENLLLAAQSKGLGAVWVGIYPTEERVEKMRELLAIPPNIIPFALVPFGHPAETKPPAERFNPARVFRNGWSG
- a CDS encoding pirin family protein, coding for MIRIRKSQERGLGRESWLESRHTFSFHTYQDPQHMGFRQLRVINEDRVAAGGGFGMHEHRDMEIFSFVISGALEHQDNLGNREKIGAGELQMFSAGTGIRHSEYNPSEHEEVHFFQIWIFPERQGLSPRYEKKSFDLAKPGLQLIASRDASQGSAVLHQDVRAYYGHLPTGDKIDFSLAVGRHAWLQLVDGRLELNAELLESGDGAALSEEGSLKLAAREKARFLLFDLN